A single genomic interval of Longimicrobium sp. harbors:
- a CDS encoding phosphoglycerate kinase gives MNKKTIADLRADEIQGRRVVVRVDYNVPLDDAGQITDDSRIRATLPTLDALLQQGAKVVLLAHFGRPKGKPVPEMSLRPAGERLAELLEGRTVRFVPDTVGREAHGAVSMLLPGEAVLLENTRFFAGEEKNDPALAEELAALGDVYVNDAFGAAHRAHASTAGIADVMRAHGKPAVAGLLMARELEYLGRVLEHPERPFVAIIGGSKISGKIDVIRSLLPKVDHLVIGGAMANTFFRAMGLGTGTSLVEEDRVDLARELIAEAGEKLLLPTDCVVTDRLEEGADAATVSREAIPADRMVADVGPATMEAYGRVIRAAKTVLWNGPMGVFEIPAFAEGTRGVALAVADATDGGATTVVGGGDSAAAVSGMGLESRISHVSTGGGASLEFLEGRVLPGVAALSPRGAR, from the coding sequence ATGAACAAGAAAACCATCGCCGACCTGCGCGCCGACGAGATCCAGGGGCGCCGCGTGGTCGTTCGCGTCGATTACAACGTGCCGCTCGACGACGCGGGGCAGATCACGGACGACTCGCGCATCCGTGCCACCCTGCCGACGCTCGACGCGCTCCTGCAGCAGGGAGCCAAGGTGGTGCTGCTGGCGCACTTCGGGCGGCCCAAGGGGAAGCCGGTGCCGGAGATGTCGCTGCGCCCCGCGGGCGAGCGGCTGGCAGAGCTGCTGGAGGGGCGCACCGTCCGGTTCGTGCCGGACACGGTGGGGCGCGAGGCGCACGGCGCCGTCTCCATGCTCCTCCCCGGCGAGGCCGTGCTCCTGGAGAACACCCGCTTCTTTGCCGGCGAGGAGAAGAACGACCCCGCGCTGGCCGAGGAGCTGGCGGCGCTGGGCGACGTGTACGTCAACGATGCCTTCGGGGCCGCGCACCGCGCGCACGCCTCCACCGCCGGCATCGCGGACGTGATGCGGGCGCATGGCAAGCCGGCGGTGGCGGGGCTCCTGATGGCCCGCGAGCTGGAGTACCTCGGGCGCGTGCTGGAACACCCGGAGCGCCCCTTCGTGGCCATCATCGGCGGCTCCAAGATCTCCGGGAAGATCGACGTCATCCGCTCGCTGCTTCCCAAGGTGGACCACCTGGTGATCGGCGGGGCGATGGCGAATACCTTCTTCCGCGCGATGGGGCTCGGCACCGGCACCTCGCTGGTGGAGGAGGATCGCGTGGATCTCGCCCGGGAGCTGATCGCGGAGGCCGGGGAGAAGCTCCTCCTGCCGACGGACTGCGTGGTGACGGACCGGCTGGAGGAGGGGGCCGACGCCGCCACCGTCTCGCGCGAGGCGATCCCGGCCGACCGCATGGTGGCCGACGTCGGCCCGGCGACGATGGAAGCGTACGGCCGCGTGATCCGCGCCGCGAAGACGGTGCTCTGGAACGGGCCGATGGGAGTCTTTGAGATCCCCGCCTTCGCCGAGGGGACACGCGGCGTCGCGCTGGCCGTGGCCGACGCCACCGATGGCGGCGCCACCACGGTGGTCGGCGGCGGCGACTCGGCGGCGGCGGTGTCGGGGATGGGGCTGGAGTCGCGCATCTCGCACGTCTCCACCGGCGGCGGCGCTTCGCTCGAGTTCCTGGAGGGGCGCGTCCTTCCCGGGGTGGCCGCCCTCTCGCCGCGCGGGGCACGGTGA
- a CDS encoding low molecular weight protein arginine phosphatase, with the protein MTDPAGDAPTTATFNILFVCTGNTCRSAMAEGIARRELEERGWRHVRVASAGISARDGDSAAGNAVAVAQRHGVDLGVHRTRALSPSLLERADLVLTMSPGHLDAVRHFGAGDKAALLSSFAAGDDPHARGVRDPFGGPVQAYENTYAELRRLIGGALDRLAPILHP; encoded by the coding sequence ATGACCGATCCGGCCGGCGATGCGCCGACCACCGCCACGTTCAACATCCTCTTCGTCTGCACCGGCAACACCTGCCGCTCGGCGATGGCGGAGGGGATCGCCCGGCGCGAGCTGGAGGAGCGCGGGTGGCGCCACGTGCGCGTCGCCTCGGCGGGGATCTCCGCGCGCGATGGGGACAGCGCCGCCGGGAATGCCGTCGCGGTGGCACAGAGGCACGGGGTGGATCTGGGCGTGCACCGCACCCGCGCGCTGTCGCCCAGCCTGCTGGAGCGCGCGGACCTGGTGCTGACGATGAGCCCAGGGCACCTGGACGCGGTGCGCCACTTCGGCGCGGGTGATAAGGCGGCGCTCCTCTCCTCCTTCGCCGCCGGAGACGATCCTCACGCGCGGGGTGTGCGCGACCCGTTCGGCGGACCCGTGCAGGCGTACGAGAACACCTACGCGGAGCTGCGGCGGCTGATCGGCGGGGCGCTCGACCGGCTGGCGCCGATCCTCCACCCGTGA
- the gap gene encoding type I glyceraldehyde-3-phosphate dehydrogenase, translating into MAIRVAINGFGRIGRNVLRAAKQAGATDIDFVAVNDLTDTATLAHLLKYDSVHGRYPGTVEARENSLLVDGDELRVFAEKDPAALPWGDLGVDIVIESTGRFTNRDDAAKHIQGGAKKVIISAPAKGEDITIVLGVNGDKYDPANHHVVSNASCTTNCLVPVVKVLRDSFGFKRGVMTTIHSYTNDQNILDLPHKDLRRARAAAVSMIPTTTGAAKATALVIPEVKGKIDGFAIRVPTPNVSLVDLTCELEQEVDAAAVNDALRAASQGPMKGILGFEESELVSVDYIGNPHSSIVDAPSTSVTAGLVKVVAWYDNEWGYSNRCVDLARFMGERL; encoded by the coding sequence ATGGCAATTCGCGTCGCCATCAACGGATTCGGCCGCATCGGCCGCAACGTCCTTCGTGCCGCCAAGCAGGCCGGCGCCACCGACATCGACTTCGTGGCCGTCAACGACCTGACGGACACCGCAACGCTCGCGCACCTCCTGAAGTACGACTCCGTCCACGGCCGTTACCCCGGCACGGTGGAGGCCCGTGAGAACTCGCTCCTGGTGGACGGCGACGAACTGCGCGTCTTCGCCGAGAAGGACCCCGCCGCGCTCCCCTGGGGCGACCTGGGGGTGGACATCGTGATCGAGTCGACCGGCCGCTTCACCAACCGCGACGACGCGGCGAAGCACATCCAGGGCGGCGCCAAGAAGGTGATCATCTCCGCCCCGGCCAAGGGCGAGGACATCACCATCGTGCTGGGGGTGAACGGCGACAAGTACGACCCCGCCAACCACCACGTCGTCTCCAACGCCTCGTGCACCACCAACTGCCTGGTGCCGGTGGTCAAGGTGCTGCGCGACTCGTTCGGCTTCAAGCGCGGGGTGATGACGACGATCCACTCGTACACCAACGACCAGAACATCCTGGACCTGCCGCACAAGGATCTGCGCCGGGCCCGCGCCGCCGCCGTCTCCATGATCCCCACCACCACCGGCGCCGCCAAGGCGACCGCGCTGGTGATCCCCGAGGTGAAGGGGAAGATCGACGGCTTCGCGATCCGCGTCCCCACGCCCAACGTGTCGCTGGTGGACCTCACCTGCGAGCTGGAGCAGGAAGTGGACGCCGCGGCCGTGAACGACGCGCTGCGCGCCGCGTCGCAGGGCCCCATGAAGGGGATCCTGGGCTTCGAGGAGTCGGAGCTGGTGTCGGTGGACTACATCGGCAACCCGCACTCCTCCATCGTCGATGCGCCCTCCACCAGCGTAACGGCCGGGCTGGTGAAGGTGGTGGCGTGGTACGACAACGAGTGGGGCTACTCGAACCGCTGCGTGGATCTGGCGCGGTTCATGGGGGAGCGGCTGTAG
- the secG gene encoding preprotein translocase subunit SecG codes for MFTFLLILLILDSFVLIPTVLLQSGKGGGLASMGGGAGGSDTLFGGRQAATLLTKMTWWTGGLFVGLAFALAILSSRPERGGSVLRRELQGTAPAAPASAPATLPGARPATPAPATGAQAPSTTGPAGGTPAPAAGLPAPATPATGTPAPAGTTAPAPKQ; via the coding sequence GTGTTCACGTTCCTGTTGATCCTTCTGATCCTAGATTCGTTCGTCTTGATCCCCACGGTGCTGCTCCAGTCGGGGAAGGGCGGCGGGCTCGCTTCGATGGGCGGCGGCGCCGGCGGCTCCGACACGCTCTTCGGCGGGCGGCAGGCAGCCACGCTCCTCACCAAGATGACGTGGTGGACGGGCGGGCTCTTCGTGGGCCTGGCGTTCGCGCTGGCGATCCTCTCGTCGCGTCCGGAGCGGGGCGGCTCGGTGCTGCGCCGCGAGCTGCAGGGCACGGCCCCGGCGGCCCCCGCCTCCGCGCCCGCCACGCTCCCCGGCGCGCGCCCGGCGACCCCCGCACCGGCCACCGGCGCGCAGGCCCCGTCCACCACGGGCCCCGCGGGCGGCACCCCGGCCCCGGCCGCCGGCCTCCCCGCCCCGGCCACCCCGGCGACGGGCACTCCGGCGCCCGCGGGCACCACGGCCCCCGCGCCCAAGCAGTAA
- a CDS encoding ComF family protein, producing MPFPTLLRDAWAGALDLVFAPVCVGCREAVPTADSQRIVCRLCWMKCRPLPVPRCARCWSPVDPHREPSPVCRTCDAWPAGVRAIRSPFAMGEVPRALVHALKYGGWSAAAEPMAAKMAAMEWPRETMDEARIVVPVPTSAARTRERGYNQAALLARGFAARTGRVTREDLLLRVRATATQTALHPGERRANVARAFAVPASRAAELRGEHVILVDDVWTTGATALSCVEALVEAGTRAVSVATFARVVPELERS from the coding sequence ATGCCATTCCCAACCCTTCTCCGCGACGCATGGGCCGGAGCCCTGGATCTGGTGTTCGCGCCGGTGTGCGTGGGGTGCCGCGAGGCGGTGCCGACGGCGGATTCGCAGAGGATCGTGTGCCGGCTCTGCTGGATGAAGTGCAGACCGCTTCCCGTGCCGCGCTGCGCTCGGTGCTGGAGCCCCGTGGACCCGCACCGCGAGCCGTCGCCCGTGTGCCGCACCTGCGACGCGTGGCCGGCGGGGGTGCGCGCCATCCGCTCGCCGTTCGCCATGGGCGAGGTCCCGCGCGCTCTGGTGCACGCGCTCAAGTACGGCGGCTGGTCGGCGGCGGCGGAGCCGATGGCGGCCAAGATGGCCGCGATGGAGTGGCCGCGCGAGACGATGGACGAGGCGCGGATCGTGGTGCCCGTGCCCACCAGCGCGGCGCGCACACGGGAGCGCGGGTACAACCAGGCCGCGCTGCTGGCGCGCGGATTCGCGGCGCGCACGGGGCGCGTGACACGCGAGGACTTGCTCCTGCGGGTGCGGGCCACGGCCACCCAAACGGCCTTGCATCCGGGGGAGCGGCGGGCTAACGTAGCGCGCGCTTTCGCCGTGCCGGCCAGCCGGGCGGCGGAGCTGCGCGGCGAGCACGTCATCCTGGTGGACGACGTGTGGACCACGGGAGCCACCGCGCTGAGCTGCGTGGAGGCGCTCGTGGAAGCCGGCACCCGAGCGGTGAGCGTGGCCACTTTCGCCCGCGTCGTTCCCGAGCTGGAGCGAAGCTGA
- the aroE gene encoding shikimate dehydrogenase, translating to MSFVPSASTRLFALLGDPVSHSLSPAFQNAALRAAGLDGVYVALRCASCEVEGLIRGIARAGGGGNVTVPHKEAAAAAVDRRTATVERTGACNTFWLEDGEVWGDNTDVAGARAAIRAVAGDEALESVLVVGAGGAARAVLCALEGSARQVTLLNRRLDRALELAARFTSKSLQIEVLPLDADLSDRTFDLAINSTSLGLRPADPLPTTGGARFAAALDIVYSPSGTPWVHHLRAHGIPAADGKEMLLQQGAAAFRRWWRAEPPIEAMRAALEAG from the coding sequence GTGAGCTTCGTCCCCAGCGCGTCCACGCGGCTCTTTGCGTTGCTGGGAGACCCGGTTTCGCACTCGCTCTCGCCCGCTTTCCAGAACGCCGCCCTGCGCGCCGCCGGGCTGGACGGAGTGTACGTCGCCCTCCGTTGCGCATCTTGCGAGGTGGAGGGGCTGATCCGTGGGATCGCGCGCGCGGGCGGCGGAGGCAACGTCACCGTGCCGCACAAGGAGGCCGCTGCCGCCGCCGTCGACCGCCGCACCGCAACGGTGGAACGCACGGGCGCGTGCAACACCTTTTGGCTGGAAGACGGCGAGGTGTGGGGCGACAACACGGACGTTGCCGGCGCCCGCGCTGCCATCCGCGCCGTCGCAGGGGACGAGGCGCTCGAATCCGTCCTCGTGGTCGGTGCGGGGGGTGCGGCGCGGGCGGTGCTCTGTGCGCTGGAGGGCTCCGCGCGGCAGGTCACGCTCCTGAACCGCCGCCTTGACCGCGCGCTCGAGCTCGCCGCGCGCTTCACCTCCAAGTCGCTGCAGATCGAGGTCCTTCCGCTGGACGCCGACCTGTCAGACCGAACCTTCGACCTGGCGATCAACTCCACCTCGCTCGGCCTGCGGCCCGCCGACCCCCTCCCGACCACCGGCGGTGCGCGATTCGCCGCCGCGCTGGACATCGTGTATTCGCCCAGCGGCACGCCCTGGGTGCACCACCTGCGCGCCCACGGCATCCCCGCCGCCGACGGCAAGGAGATGCTCCTGCAGCAGGGCGCCGCCGCCTTTCGCCGCTGGTGGCGCGCCGAGCCGCCGATCGAGGCCATGCGCGCGGCGCTGGAAGCGGGCTGA
- the tpiA gene encoding triose-phosphate isomerase, which yields MTAPRTPVLAGNWKMNLGPAAAAGFFDDFLARHAPREDATVLFFPPAISFTAAREALRGRPDVRLGVQNVYWEEGGAFTGELSVPMAAEAGAEYVLIGHSERRHVFGETVTQTVRKVRAVLDGGLIPLLCVGETLDERRSGRAEAVVDGQLVPVLATLTREETARLVVAYEPVWAIGTGETASPADADSMHRAVRARLAAACGPEGARAIPILYGGSVKPENAAELLAQPEVDGVLVGGASLDPAGFAAICAAG from the coding sequence GTGACGGCGCCGCGCACGCCGGTGCTGGCCGGCAACTGGAAGATGAACCTCGGCCCCGCGGCGGCGGCCGGCTTCTTCGACGATTTCCTCGCGCGGCACGCCCCGCGCGAGGACGCCACGGTGCTCTTCTTCCCCCCCGCCATCTCGTTCACCGCCGCGCGTGAGGCGCTCCGGGGGCGGCCGGACGTGCGGCTGGGGGTGCAGAACGTCTACTGGGAGGAGGGCGGCGCCTTCACCGGCGAGCTTTCGGTGCCGATGGCCGCGGAGGCCGGCGCGGAGTACGTGCTTATCGGCCACAGCGAGCGCCGCCACGTCTTCGGCGAGACGGTGACGCAGACGGTGCGCAAGGTGCGCGCGGTGCTCGACGGCGGCCTCATCCCCCTCCTTTGCGTGGGCGAGACGCTGGACGAGCGCCGCTCCGGCCGCGCCGAGGCGGTGGTAGACGGACAGCTCGTGCCCGTCCTCGCCACGCTCACCCGGGAAGAGACGGCGCGGCTGGTGGTCGCCTACGAGCCGGTGTGGGCCATCGGCACCGGCGAGACGGCCAGCCCCGCCGACGCGGACTCGATGCACCGCGCGGTGAGGGCGCGCCTCGCCGCGGCGTGCGGGCCGGAGGGCGCGCGCGCGATCCCCATCCTCTACGGCGGCAGCGTGAAGCCTGAGAACGCGGCGGAGCTGCTGGCCCAGCCGGAGGTGGACGGAGTGCTGGTGGGCGGGGCGTCGCTGGACCCCGCCGGCTTCGCGGCGATCTGCGCGGCGGGTTGA
- the ispD gene encoding 2-C-methyl-D-erythritol 4-phosphate cytidylyltransferase, with protein sequence MSSASSADAPRAAAVIVAAGSGRRMGGDVRKQYLEVAGAPVLLRAVMPFVDHPRIGRVVVVLPPEDVDAPPSWLGALPVVIVAGGAERGDSVWNGLLATPEDAPAVLVHDGARPFVSAAIIDRVLGACSEGGAIAAVQVTDTVKEVGPDGIIRGTPDRARLWRAQTPQGFPRAALMRAYESARAKGIAATDDAAIFERYGGGVRVVAGSERNIKVTRPTDLRVAEALALAPDAEAGE encoded by the coding sequence TTGTCGAGCGCATCTTCGGCTGACGCGCCCCGCGCCGCGGCGGTGATCGTTGCGGCGGGCTCGGGACGGCGCATGGGCGGCGACGTCCGCAAGCAGTACCTGGAGGTCGCCGGAGCTCCCGTCCTTCTGCGCGCCGTGATGCCGTTCGTCGACCATCCCCGCATCGGCCGCGTCGTGGTCGTGCTGCCGCCTGAGGATGTGGACGCGCCGCCGAGCTGGCTCGGCGCGCTGCCGGTGGTGATCGTGGCGGGGGGCGCCGAGCGTGGCGATTCGGTGTGGAACGGGCTCCTCGCCACACCGGAAGACGCGCCCGCGGTGCTGGTGCACGACGGTGCGCGCCCGTTCGTCTCCGCCGCGATCATCGATCGCGTGCTCGGTGCCTGCTCCGAAGGCGGCGCGATCGCGGCGGTCCAGGTGACGGACACGGTCAAGGAAGTCGGGCCGGACGGCATCATCCGCGGCACTCCTGATCGCGCGCGTCTCTGGAGGGCGCAGACGCCGCAGGGCTTCCCGCGCGCCGCCCTGATGCGCGCCTACGAGAGCGCCCGCGCCAAGGGCATCGCCGCCACCGACGACGCAGCTATTTTCGAGCGGTACGGGGGGGGCGTCCGCGTGGTGGCGGGCTCGGAGCGCAACATCAAGGTCACCCGACCGACCGATCTGCGAGTGGCGGAGGCGCTTGCCCTTGCTCCGGACGCTGAAGCGGGTGAATGA